One Vanessa cardui chromosome 23, ilVanCard2.1, whole genome shotgun sequence DNA segment encodes these proteins:
- the LOC124539927 gene encoding uncharacterized protein LOC124539927: protein MIKILFPLVFLVVVSADDFGMKYVMRIYEDCSRTDGIMPCLKKKAILFFDRAARMEAIPLVAGVDIVKTSDMDVMPVSENDIDANLPRNIASKDEALTDMLWNRIAAFANSRTIQLSLPKISGEELNKGVEEGRGKMKKMMGMMMMGAAMKMAAMIPLAIAGLFILAGKALIVSKIALLLAGIIALKKIIAQKNGGGGGGHESHGWSSGGGGSGGWDRRSYDASDLAYSGYKKD from the exons ATGATCAAGATATTATTTCCCTTAGTATTCCTTGTAGTGGTGTCAGCGGACGACTTCGGGATGAAATACGTGATGAGGATATACGAAGACTGTTCGAGAACGGACGGGATAATGCCCTGTTTGAAGAAGAAGGCCATCCTGTTCTTTGATAGGGCGGCCAGGATGGAAGCAATACCTTTGGTCGCTGGTGTGGATATTGTGAAGACGTCTGATATGGATGTTATGCCGGTTAGTGAGAACGATATAGATGCAAACCTGCCAAGGAATATAGCCAGCAAGGACGAAGCATTGACGGACATGCTATGGAACAGGATAGCGGCATTCGCGAATTCAAGAACAATACAGCTGTCACTCCCGAAAATTTCGGGCGAGGAGTTGAACAAAGGCGTGGAAGAAG GACGCGGTAAGATGAAGAAAATGATGGGAATGATGATGATGGGTGCGGCGATGAAGATGGCAGCGATGATTCCTCTCGCAATCGCTGGCCTCTTCATATTGGCGGGGAAGGCATTGATAGTATCAAAG aTCGCTTTACTCCTAGCCGGTATCATAGCGTTGAAAAAGATCATCGCTCAGAAGAACGGTGGTGGTGGCGGCGGTCACGAGAGCCACGGATGGTCGTCCGGAGGTGGTGGCAGCGGGGGATGGGACCGTAGATCATATGACGCGTCCGATTTAGCGTACTCAGGGTACAAGAAAGATTAA